DNA sequence from the Leptospira limi genome:
GAACCTATAAAAAAGAAACCTATTATCTCTTTCGAGAATTTTCAGCAAGGATGCTTGCTTGGTGGGACATCCAATGGGACACACCTCCCAAGTATTTAGGAAAACCCTATTCTATTGAAGGGAGTGGAATGAGCACTTGGAAAGGATCAATACCAGTCTCGATTCCAAAATGAAGTTTCACTTAACACTGTCCTTCCGATGGACCAAAACTTTCTTAGTGAGCATTGTTACTTTTGTTATCTTACTGAAGTTACCACCACTATTGTTTGCTGCTAAGCTTGAAGCCAAAGTTTTGAATTTTGGTATGTATCACTTGAGTCTGAATCCTTGGACTGAAAATACACAATGGGATCAATTTTTGACACCTTGGATTTTATGGGTTTCTGGTTTCATTTCAAAACCAGAGGATCTCGTTTTCATTTTAAATTGTATTACAATCCTATCTGGGGTCATTCTTGTTGCATTGATTTCCTATCAATTTGATTGGTTATTAGGTTTAACTGTTTGTTTCCTTCTCTCATCTTCCCCACTATATTTAATCTTTCAAACTTGGATTGGTTTTTCTGATCCATTTACATTTTTACTGATAACATTGTATTTGATTCTTTTGCATTCGGAATTTTTACCGAAGGTAAAAACCTTGTGTTTATCTTTGGTTTTATTTTTAGGAATGACCAATCATCTATTTCAGATGTTGTCACTCGTGTTACTTGTGAATGTATTGTATCTGGCTTATCATAAAAATCAGGCCAAAATTTTATTTGATTCCTTTGTCTTTAGTAGTGTTTTATATACGTTGTTTTTAGTTTCTATTTTTACGTATACACCCATCGGTTGGAACCAAACACGTGTTTCTGTATTTTCACAAATGTGGGGGAATGAATTTATCCGCATGAACCAATCGGAATTTTTTCTTGGAACAGTTGGACTATTCCATGGACTATGGCCCCTGGTGGTTTACATCATGTACCGAATGCCAATCTCTCTATTAGGATTTGTTTTTTGTTATCTCCTTTCCATGATGACATATGATACAGGGCGTGTTTTTGCAATCCTATCCACACCCATTCTGCTATTGTTTTCCATTCAAAATTGGCAATCGGCATCCATCATGGAAAAAAGAATTTGGATTCTGTTCTCGATTGGCTCACCCATCCTCTGCAAATTGTACCCACTATTTTATAAATGGGATGGTAAGATTATCTATTTACAATAAAGAGTTCCTTTGCAAAAAATTAAATCATGAGAGTATACTTTGTTCTGTTGGTTTGTATATTTTATACATCCACAGTATTTGCGCAGTCCATACCATACTTACAAAACGACCAAAAACCAATTGTCACAAAAGAGTCACTGAAGAGGAGAAGGAATCTTTTAGAATGGCACCAAATTGCTGGCCTAACAACCTTAGCCCTTTGGTTAGCCACCAATTTGGAAGGTGATAAAGCGTCTGAATCTCTGTATCGGAAATCAGACCAGTATGCACAAGGTCTACTTCTCGCAAACCCACAATACGCGGCAAACGATCCAATGTATCTGGTGGCACTGAGTCCTCTCAATCGGCATAGCATCGCCGCTGATTATTTTCTCCTCAAAGACCCAACCAATAATGCCGGATTGTATTTTGCCTTAAAAGCAAATGAAGAATGGGAAGCAAAACGTTCTGGTGATCTTCATAAAAACTTAGCGATGGCAACGTTTAGTATGTATGCCATTACGGCAGGTTTGGCATTTTTTTCTCCTTCAAAAATTGACACGGATGTTGAAAACGAAACCGATGGTCCAAGAATTTATAGTCCAATCTTTGCACACAAAGCAATGATACCGATCCATTTAGCTTCCATGTTACTCTTACCTGGACTAGGTGCAAGAATCGAAAAAGAAGGCCCGAGAGCAGCACACCAAATGGAACAAGTAGGTTGGGCGGGATTTGGTGCTATGTCGATTGCATTGCTTGTGATTACGTTTTAAAGGAAAGGAAATGGTTTTTCGAATGAAAAAGTTAATCATAACACTCATCATTTTATGGTCTGGATTCCAATTACATGCATTTGAAGTTTCAAAAAAAAAGATTGAGTTTTTAGTCGAACATACAACTAAAAATGTAACAGGTGTTTGCACTGAAATACAAATGGGCAATCCCAACCTACAAATTTCAAATGGAAAATACAATCTTAAGAGTCCGTTTGAAATCAAAATTCCAATTTTAAAAATTTCATCTGGTGATTCCAATCGTGATTCCCATATGCAAGAAATTTTGGGTTATCCCGATACACCTCTCATCCAAGTTAAAATAGAATCGATTTTACCTTCGAAAACAAACGAACAAATCTATACCATCAAAGGTAAATTGACGATCCATGGAAATACTAGGGATTTTTCATCTGATGCGAATGTAAAAGTTTTGGAAGCAGGTGAGTTCCAAGTGGATGGTGTTGTCGTCGTAAAATTTTCTGAATTTGATTTGGAAAATCCATCGTTACTCTTTATGAAAGCAAAAGATGAAATTCAGGTGAAGTATCTTTTCCAATTCAAATAAAACAGTTTTGAATCTTTCAGTTGGAATTAATTAGCTACCAATTAACTCTACCAAACGATTGTATTTTAATATAATTCGTTTGGTCATCTCTTCTCCCTTTTTGTTGATATCTGGATGGTATTTTTTTAATAATTCTTTGAATTTCTTTTTTACATCAACAATTGTTGCACCAGGTTCTAAATCAAAAAATGCGAGTAAATCCTTTACTTCTGTAGATACAGATTGAACGGCTTTTTTCTTCTTTTTCTTTTTGGTTTCTCTAAATCTACCATATAATTCATAATAGGTGCGATCTCGGAATTCTCGAGTGATGTCACGAAAGTTCAGAATTTTTGTAGGGATCAGGCTTTTTAAATATTCATACAAAAATTCTTCGGCACCAAATTCTGGATGGATTTCATATTTTTCTAAAAATTGATGGATGGACCTACGAACAAAAAAATCAATTTCAAACTTATCCATCAAATAAGAATCCACTGCATCATCAAAATCGATAGTTGCAGCAGTCAGTAAAAGCAAAAGTTCTTGGTCCAATTTGTGGTTAGCGATTGTTTTTTGGATGAGAGATTTATAAGACTCTCGAAGTTCATATAACGGTCGTTCGCTAAAAAAAATACCCCCCTTTAAAAATTCTTCCGCAACTTCATCTAATTCTAAATTCCAAGCTAAAAAATCGACTAGTAAGTCACCATCAACTTCATGGAATCCACCAGAAAGTGTCATTTGCGGTTTGGCCGATTTAAACTGGTAAACTTTGCGTAGGCATTCTTCCTTCCGGATTTCTAAAAGTTCTGAAAGTCGGTCATATGACAAAAACCACTGCATGGCTTCGGAAACGTTTTGCAGTTCAAAAATGACATCATGCAAAATCTGTTTGGACTTTTTTGTTTCCGTTTTTTGGACCATAAATTTGTCTCTTAAACCAATTCCATATCGGGGTGACTTTTTTGCTAGTGAATCCTATTCCATTTTCTGAACTGGAGATATGAGTCACCATATTTCTGAACATCCATCTTTACAACCTTTTGATATTTCCGAGTACAAAGGACTACGAGGTAAGAATTTTTACGATATGGATCCTGCCTTACAACGGATGGTTGAAAGGTATTCAGAATCATACAGTCCATCTCACAAAGAAGCGATGGTCGATCACATTCGAAAATACGGGGAGTTGGTTGGTGGCATTTTAGATGAACTCACAGAAGAGTGCCATAAAGAAGGAAAGTATGGAGAAGTGATCAAATATGATCGAACAGGAAAACGAATTGATTTTATAAAATACTCTGAAGAACAAAAATTAGCACGGAAAATATCCTATGACCATGGTGTTGTCAATTTAGACTTCCACCCAGAATGGAAATACGACTTCACACATATCCATCGTTATGCGTTGACTTATTTGATGAATCTAAATGGAGAAGGTGGAGTTGCTTGTCCATTGGCAATGACGGATGGAATGATCCTTGCATTGAAAAAAATAGGAACAGAAGAACAAAAGAAAAAATACTTACCTCTCGTTGCTGGAAAAGGTAGTGCCTCTCACTTTATGGCGGGACAATATGTGACCGAACGAGTCGGTGGGAGTAATGTATCTGCCAACCGAACCATTGCCAAAAAACTTCCCAACGGCAAATGGGAGTTAACTGGAGAAAAATGGTTTTGTTCCAATCCTGGTGATTTGTGGGTAACAACTGCGAAAATGGAAGGAACCAATACTGTAGGAATGTTTTTAGTTCCGAGGATCAAAGAGAATGGAGAACTGAATGGCCATCATATCCTTCGCAAAAAAGACATCATTGGTTCTCGAGGAAAAATTACGGTAGAGATCATTTATGATCGAGTGGAAGCAGAAGAATTTGGACGTCCAGGCCATGGACTTGTCAATTTAATTCGATATATCATCAAAACATCACGCCTTCATGTAGGTCTTGGTTCCTGTGGAAATGCTAGGCGATCTGTAATGGAAGCATCCGAATATGCAAAGTTTAGAACGGCTTACGGGAAAAAAATCTTAGAATTTCCATCCTTTGTGAAAACTCTTGCTGAGATGCAAATTTTACAAACTGCAAATAGTTTTGTCAATTTTCGATCGGTGGATTTGACAGAAAAAGGTCATGATGCAGCAGAAATCACAGTTCCACTTCTCAAATACAAATCTTCCTCCCAAGCAAGTTATATTACACAAAAAGCAATTTTAACGTTAGGTGGAAATGGTATTATAGGAGATTTTTCTCCATTGCCAAGATTACATAATGATTCCATTATCAATGAAACTTGGGAAGGAACACATTTGATCATTACAGATCATTGTTTGCATGCGTTACAAAAACCAAAAGTATATGCTGCATTCCAATCACTACTTGATGGATTAACGACTCATGTGGGAGACATTTCAGAATTAAAAACTGTTCATTCAATCTTCCAAGAAAAACGAAAAGAATTAACGTATTGTTTAAAAGAGGAGTCCAAAGATTGGAAAGATATGAATCGTGTCTATATCGCAGATTTAACTTACCAAGTATTCGTATTGGCAGAATGGATAGAACAAACTGTTCATGACGTTAAGGCAAACCTACCTACAAAATACTTATATTTTGCGAAAGGATATGCGGAAATGGTTCGTGATGGAATCGAAGCACCAAGACAAAAAGATGGAGTATTTTTTGATCCTAAAGCGCTTGAGACCTTCCTTTCTTTTTAAAATAGAATGGAAAATTTTTTATTATTAGGAATTTGTTTTGGTCTAGGATTACTCTTTCGTAGACTACCGCAGTTTCCCGAAAACACTCCCAAAGTTTTAAATGGATTTATCCTATTCATTTCTTTACCTTCATTGGTTTTATACCATGTCCATGAATTAAAAATCAACGTTTCTGCAATTATGCCAACCTCAATGCCATGGTTGGTATTTGGATTTGCATTGGTGTTTTTTTTGATTTTGTACAAACTTAAAATCATGTCATTTCCAACAACTGTCTGTTTGGTATTAACAGCAGGACTTGGAAATACTTCCTTTGTTGGATTTCCATTATTAGAAACTTATCTTGGTAAGGAATCGTTAGGGTATGGAATACTTGCGGACCAACTTGGTACTTTTATGGTATTAAGTTTTCCTGGGATCATACTTGCCTCCATTGCAATGGATGGTAAATGGGATATCATAACTTTGGTCAAACGAGTCCTTGGATTTGCTCCTATTTATGCTTTGGTTTTTGCCATAGTAACTAGGCAAATCGTATATCCAGATTCTTTAAAAATTGTATTACTACGTCTAGGTGATACCTTGACACCTCTTGCTTTGGTCTCAGTTGGATTTATGTTAGATCTGAGAACAATTGCGGGCCATGGGAAGTATTTACTGTTAGGATTAGGATTTAAATTGGTATTTGCTCCTATTCTTGTTTATTACGTGTATAGACCAATCCAAAACGATCAATTGTTATTCCAAACCATACTTTTGGAATCAGCCATGGCACCTATGGTCACTTCAACTGTTATTACCATTGAAAAAAACATTTCACCACATTTAGCGAGTCTTATGTTAGGAATTGGAATTCCACTGTCTTTTCTAACGACATATTGTTTGAATTTTTTAATTAAAGGAAACTTCATTTGAACATTAAATTTTTATTACTTCTGATCCTTGCGATGGTTTCTTGGGGATTCTCATGGCCCATTGCTAAAATAATTGCTGGTTCTGTGCCCGTACATGTATTAGTGTTTTGGAGGTTCCTTGCTACCTTTTTATCAGTCATCCCAATTTTGTTTGTTATGCGATTACCAATCCGATTAAAATCAGGAAAAGATTATTGGAATGTATTTATCGGTGGTATTATTTACACATTGTACAATCAATTTTTCTTTTTGGGTTTAAAGAATGGATTACCAGGTGCAGGTGGTGTACTTGTTACAACTTTAAATCCTATTGTAACGTTTTTTATAGTATTTTTAGTTCAAAAAAAATCTATCAGTAAACGCCAAGTTTTAGGACTATTTTTTGGTTTTATTGGTGGATTGGTAATTCTTCAGGTTTGGAAAATAAGTATCGATTATCTTTTGTTATCTGGTAACTTATTCTTTTTGTTATGTTCCTTTGTTTGGGCAACACTTTCACTCAATAGTCAAAAAACAGGGAAATCAATGTCTCCGATTACTTATAGTTTTTATGTCTATGCAGTTGGATCCATTATAGAACTTTTATTCTGTTGGAATGACCCTAACTTTTGGAAGGTTTGGGATTTTGGTTATAACTTTTGGTTAGCAATTTTTTATCTGACAGTGATCTCAACTACCTTTGGAACAACTGTTTATTTTTATGCAGCAACAAGGCTTGGATCCGAAATTGCGAGTAGTTTTATATTTATCGTTCCTCTGTCTGCTTATTTGAGTAGTTATTTCATTTTAGATGAAGTGGTACAAATCCCAGTTATCATTGGTGGTGCATTGGCAATGTTAGCCGTTTATCTTATCAACTCAAAACACAAAAAGAAGGAATCAATTATTTCATGAGACCTATCTCTTGGAAAAAAAGATTTAAAATTTGGTTATATAATTTTTACCCACCTTACCTTGGTGCAGGAATACGGATTAAAAAAATAGCAAAGGATTTAACTTCATTCGAAGTGGAAATGAAGTTAAGTTTTTACAATCAAAATTACGTTGGTGTACATTTTGGTGGTTCTTTGTACTCAATGTGCGATCCTTTTTTTATGTTAATTTTATTAGAAACACTAGGTTCTGATTATATTGTTTGGGATAAAATTGGATCAATGACCTTTATCAAACCAGGTAAGGGAAAGGTAAAAGCCAGATTTTTGATTCCAGATGAGGAAATCCAAAGGATCAAATCTGAAATTGAGGTTAAACGAAAAGGAGAATTTCATTTTACCACAAATATATTGGATGAATCGAATAGTGTAGTTGCTACACTAGATAAAACTATCTACATTCGGAAACGAGGAAAACTTCCGATTCAAAATGTTTAGTCAAACTAAAGATAATTAGTATTTTTTGTCTTCATCTTCAGGAATCATACTAGCGTAATACAGTAGAAGAGCGTCATTTTTAGAATGAACCATTCGGTTTGCCTCTTCTATCATTTTACGTTTTTCTAAAATCTTTTTACCTTTCTCCCAAATTTCTTCAGGATCTCGGATCAAATAATTACCTTCATGTCTTGAAATAAAGTCTTCAATTAACATTGTACTCTGAGAAACTTCTACTGAATAATCATTCTCCACTATGATCTTTGCAACGATTTGATTTGGTAAAATCTTATGGTATTGTTTCCAACCTTTTGTGATGCGATAACTCAATTCAATGGTCGGATCTTCTGTATGAGCATATTCCGAAATCGGAATCGGATCACAAAATTCAACGTAAACATTGGATCGTTTTGCTAAAAATCCTGCCATCCCAAGTTCTTCTGGTATATTGCAAAACTGGTTATCTTCAGGAACTGTTTCATATGAGACAGAGATCGGTACAATCACAATCTCTGTTCCGGAACTTCGGAATGCATTTACTGCTGTAGTTAGGAGACCAGTTTTTACTGGTACAATTGCACCTGTTCTTGATCTAGTTCCTTCAGGATACACTAAAGATGGAATTCCTTGTTCAAGCATCACTTGTGAATATAGTGTCAAACATTCAAGATACAAACTATTCCTAGTTCGTTCGCGATCCACTGCATAAGCTCCCAACGATTTTAACATCCATTCCCAGAATGGATTGGACATTAAATTGATGCCTGCCGCATAACGAGGAACAGGTAATCCTAAATGAAATAGTGAATAGGCAACTTCAACCGAATCTAAATGTGATCTGTGAGTCGGTGCATATAACAAATTGTACTTGGAAGAGAGAGCTTTTACAACTTCCGTTTTACCACCGATATGTGGGATCATGGAACCTTTGAGAAAACCACCAGAAAACAATCGAATCGGTGCAACAAATCGTAAAACAGACTCACGTACTGTCGGGCTATAATTATCGGCGATTTCATTTACATAAAAACGAACCAACTCTTTGATGGAAGTGAGTTCTTCATCTTTTTGGCAATTTTGGAATCGTTGCCAAATTTCGATTTCTGATTCAAACTTAACTTCTTCTAGTTTTTGTTTTTTACGTTTCGCTTTTGTAAGTCGTTTTTGAGTGGATTCAATCACAGCAGAAGATTGTTTTTTCACTCTGCTAATGGTACCTGGAACATTGCTGATTTGTTTTAGGATTCGATCTACTAATAGATTATGAAAATCAATTCCAGAGGTAAGATTGAGCCCAACTTTTTTTTGAACAACAAGTGGAATGTTCTTTGCTTCTGTTTTTTTGCCGCAGATTAAATCGATAAGTGAACCAGGTGGTTGTTTACGGGTTAATACATCGAATAAAGTTCGATGAAGGGTAAAGGGAAGGCGAATTTCATTGGCAAGTTCGATGAGAATGCTGAGTGCATAGGTTCCTTCTACGTTATCATGCCATTTGGTGGATTCTCTTTCAATGAAGGAACGAGGAGCAAAAAAGATTTCAATTCGATCTTTGATACTTAATTTTTCTCCACCTGATAAAAGTTCGCCGACAATCTTTTGACCAAACCCTCGGTTTCGACTTTTGTTACTTGTTGCAGTTGTAATAAAATCTGCGAGTCCAGACCTACCCATTACAGTGTCAGGTCTTGCACCATAACGCATAGCAAGGTCTCTTACTTCTTGGAAACCCACTGAGAGAATTTCGCCAAGTAAGTTGGATCCATAACGAGGCAGTAAGGATACAATCCCACTGGCAATCGCCATTGGATTTTTTGCCACTCCCACAATTTCCATACCAATCACATCGTCAGTAACTGAAGTGTTAATGAAATGGGATGTATAAACTTCAGCTAAATACTCAGCTGTGAATTTATCAGATGATCCAATATTAAAAAAACTGAATTTTTCTTCTAAGATTTCGCCCAAAAGAGAAGGTCCGTTAACAACGGCCACTGAAGCGTTATTAAAATTCCTTTCACTTAAGTAGTTTTGTAAATATTGAGAGTATGTGATGAATCCTGTTTTTTTACGATTTTTAGAATCTAAAATTCCTTTGGTCAAAAAGGAAAATACATAATTATTAAATGGTTCCAATACTTCAATGAGACTGTGGACACTGTCCAAAAATGATCGGGAAGGAACAGCTATATGAAATGCCCAATCATCTCGCCCAAATGCATCTAAACTTGACACGATGTCAATGTGATCGGGAAGTTCAATTGTCTTTCCCATAATTTCTGTTTGGCGGCGTTTCTTGAGGAGTTCCACAAATTCTTTGTCAGGAATCCATAAAGTAATTGAATCATACTTTTCAGCCAGTATGGAAGCGATAATGATACCCATTGGGCCACTACCCAAAACTGCTTGTTTTAAGTCGTTATAGGTTATTTGCATAAAAAATTAACATTTAAAAATTTCGGGAAAGTCTCATTGTATTTGTTTGCTTGAAACGAATTGAGTCTATCGAAAAAGTATCAGGTGAGTGTAAATCGTCAAGTCACAATGATTCGAGCAGGCCTTCTATTTTCGACTCTTTCCATTTTTCCAGCCATCTTTGGCTTATACCAATCGTGGCTCGGACTCACCCCCGCCCAAGAAATTAATTTAGCAATTGCATTGGTTGTTTCCTTCCTTTGGGTCACAGAACTCATTCCACTATATGTCACAGGATTTTTGGTTCTTTTTTTAGAGTTGGTCTGGTTGATTCCGGGTTGGGGTCCAGGTGCTCCAAAAACGATTACTTTTTTATCTTGTTATTTTTCGGAGACCATCTTACTCTTCTTAGGTGGGTTTGTGATCTCCAGTGCGATCAGTTTTTATGGTCTTGATGTGAGCATTGCTAAATTTGTGATCAAAAATACGAAAGGTTCAGCATTTTTATTAGTTTTATCATTAGGTTTTGCCACTGCTTTTTTGTCCTGCTGGATGAATAATACTGCAACTGCCGCCATGATGTTAGGACTAGTCTCTTCCATGATGAAATCCTTGGATGAGACTAGCCCTTTACGAAAATCAATTTTGTTTATGGTTCCTTTTTCCGCAAATTTAGGTGGGATTGGAACACCAGTTGGAACCCTTCCCAATGTGATTGGCATTGCCTATTTACAAGAAAAAGGGTTTCACATTGGATTTTTAGATTGGATGGCGTTTGCATTTCCAGTCTTCATCCTTTCCGTTTTGGCTCTTGCTGGAATTTTGTACATTGTGTACTTAAAAAAAGAAAAATCCATCCAATCAATTCGATTGATCCAAGTGCGAGAAGAGAACACTTCTGTTTCTTCCCAGAGAAAACTGATCTCGATTATGATCATTCTCATCACAATTCTCGGATGGATAAGTTCTGATTGGCATGGAATTTCGAATGGAACTGTCGCATTATTTCCAGTGATTGTTTTTTTTGGATTTTCTCTTTTGGATCTAAAGGAATTTCGAAATTTATCCTGGGATGTTTTAATCCTTATGGGAGGTGGAATTGCCCTAGGAAAAGCATTTGAAGAAACAGGACTTGCCAAACATTTCGTAACCTTGTTAATGTTAGGTGAATCAAGTCAGTTAGGATTGTTTTTATTTTTTTCAATTTTGTCTTTATTTCTCTCTTGTTTTCTTAGTAACACAAGTGTTGCGAATTTGATCTTACCCATTACCATGGGACTTCCTACGGATCTCATTTTACCGGCTGCCATAGGCGCAACCATAGGTGCCTCTCTCGCAATGCCATTGCCTGTTTCAACTCCTCCTAATGCATTGGCTTTCAGTTATGGTGGCATTCGGAGTTTAGAAATGGTAAAAATAGGTGGGTCCATTTCCATCGTGGCATGGGTCTTTTTTACCGTAGTGGGAGGAATCCTTTTGCACCAATTGCACATTGTGGATTTTTCTAGGTTTTAAAAAAAAGACTTTTCCTTGGTTTCTCATCCGTTAGCCTTCTCACGAATTATGATTCGATTTCGAAAATTCGCACTACTAGTCTTATGTTCCCTTTTTTTTCTCTCATCTTGTTACAATTATATGAGTGAAGACGTGCCCATTGTCACAAGGCCCGATTTTAATCAACAAATCCCACTTTTATCCATCAAAGTTTCTACTCCCGAAAACAATAAAAACAAACGGGAAATCACAGCACTATATACAAAGTACCTCGAAGAAACTGGTTATTTTGGAAGGGTATTGTCTGATGGTGTCAGAGCAAACCATCACATTGACATTTACACCAGTGAAGTGAATGAATACGAACATTTCTGGGTTTCGTCGATATCAACAATCTTTATGATAGGAACTGCAGGATTATTACCGTCTATTTACTCGAAAGAACGTGTGTTACATGCAGATTTTTATTTAAACGATAAACTGATTGGCCGAGAAAAATATAGGCAAAAACACTCTACATTGTTTGGAATTCCATTTATGTTTATCTGGGAAACTGGAATCAAAGAAGCAAAAACCATCCAATACAATAAAGAAAAAAATCTAATTCATAATGTCGTACAAGATTATAACCGTTACTTATAGGAGTTGCCATGAAATTACACACAAACAATAACCAAACACCACTACAAAAAGGAAGAAAAACTTCCCTTATTGGAATAAGTTTTTTAGCTCTCATTGTATTCACTTTGTGCAAAACTCCAGAAGTCAAAAAGGCTCCTGTTGTCGTGGTGGAAGAACCTAAAAAGGTAGAACAAGTTGTTGAAAAACAAGATCCTAACTTAGCATTTTTAGAAAGTATCGAAGATGGAAGGGAACTTCCCGATTCCGACAAATGGAAAGTAGAACAGTATGATTCTTTTAATGAGGATACATTTCCATCCTATGGCCCTGCAAATTCGACAATTGATTTTGCAAAAGTAGACTATCCTTTGTTAAACGCTGCTATCTTTTATGTAACATCTAAAGAAAGAAAACAATTGGGCTTGCGACCATTTAAATATTCAGAACGATGTGAACAAGCTGCCTTTGGACATGCACAAGACATGGTGACTTATGATTTTTATTCCCATACAAGCACGGTAAATGGAAAAGAAACACTAAAGGATCGATTGGATTTGGTAGGTGTTTCAGAAACTTATTCCGCTGAAAATATTATCAATGCTTTTGGAATCCAATACCAAAGTGGGCGACCGGTTTTCACACCCGCACAAAATGGTGGTCAATTCTTCAGCTACACAAAGGCAGGAACACCTATTCCAAACCATACCTATTTAAGTTTAGCAAAAGCTGTGGTGGAAGTATGGTTCAATTCTCCAGGGCATAGAAAGAACATCCTCAATCCAGAGTTTAATTATATGGGAGCAGGGGCTTATTTTTATAAGGATAAAAAATTCTTTGATGTAGACAAAGTCAAAGCAGTACAGGTTTTCACAGGAAAACCGTAATTGGTTACTTTACAGTAACGCCTGCTAGTTTTGTAACAATCTCAAATTCTTTTTTGGTGACCGGTTGGATCGATAATCTCGATCCTTTTTGGGTCACTACCATCTTTTCTAAACCTTTTGTTTTTTTCAAAAGATCGAGCGAGATCATTTCTTTGAATTTTGTATGAGGTTTGAGGTGAACACCAAACCACCGAGGTTCCGTACCTTTCAGTTTAGGATCAAAGTATTTGTGGTTTGGATCAAATTGGTAGGGGTCTGGA
Encoded proteins:
- a CDS encoding YceI family protein, producing MKKLIITLIILWSGFQLHAFEVSKKKIEFLVEHTTKNVTGVCTEIQMGNPNLQISNGKYNLKSPFEIKIPILKISSGDSNRDSHMQEILGYPDTPLIQVKIESILPSKTNEQIYTIKGKLTIHGNTRDFSSDANVKVLEAGEFQVDGVVVVKFSEFDLENPSLLFMKAKDEIQVKYLFQFK
- a CDS encoding molecular chaperone DnaJ; this translates as MVQKTETKKSKQILHDVIFELQNVSEAMQWFLSYDRLSELLEIRKEECLRKVYQFKSAKPQMTLSGGFHEVDGDLLVDFLAWNLELDEVAEEFLKGGIFFSERPLYELRESYKSLIQKTIANHKLDQELLLLLTAATIDFDDAVDSYLMDKFEIDFFVRRSIHQFLEKYEIHPEFGAEEFLYEYLKSLIPTKILNFRDITREFRDRTYYELYGRFRETKKKKKKKAVQSVSTEVKDLLAFFDLEPGATIVDVKKKFKELLKKYHPDINKKGEEMTKRIILKYNRLVELIGS
- a CDS encoding AEC family transporter, giving the protein MENFLLLGICFGLGLLFRRLPQFPENTPKVLNGFILFISLPSLVLYHVHELKINVSAIMPTSMPWLVFGFALVFFLILYKLKIMSFPTTVCLVLTAGLGNTSFVGFPLLETYLGKESLGYGILADQLGTFMVLSFPGIILASIAMDGKWDIITLVKRVLGFAPIYALVFAIVTRQIVYPDSLKIVLLRLGDTLTPLALVSVGFMLDLRTIAGHGKYLLLGLGFKLVFAPILVYYVYRPIQNDQLLFQTILLESAMAPMVTSTVITIEKNISPHLASLMLGIGIPLSFLTTYCLNFLIKGNFI
- a CDS encoding DMT family transporter, producing the protein MNIKFLLLLILAMVSWGFSWPIAKIIAGSVPVHVLVFWRFLATFLSVIPILFVMRLPIRLKSGKDYWNVFIGGIIYTLYNQFFFLGLKNGLPGAGGVLVTTLNPIVTFFIVFLVQKKSISKRQVLGLFFGFIGGLVILQVWKISIDYLLLSGNLFFLLCSFVWATLSLNSQKTGKSMSPITYSFYVYAVGSIIELLFCWNDPNFWKVWDFGYNFWLAIFYLTVISTTFGTTVYFYAATRLGSEIASSFIFIVPLSAYLSSYFILDEVVQIPVIIGGALAMLAVYLINSKHKKKESIIS
- a CDS encoding DUF4442 domain-containing protein → MSWKKRFKIWLYNFYPPYLGAGIRIKKIAKDLTSFEVEMKLSFYNQNYVGVHFGGSLYSMCDPFFMLILLETLGSDYIVWDKIGSMTFIKPGKGKVKARFLIPDEEIQRIKSEIEVKRKGEFHFTTNILDESNSVVATLDKTIYIRKRGKLPIQNV
- a CDS encoding 1-acyl-sn-glycerol-3-phosphate acyltransferase, which produces MQITYNDLKQAVLGSGPMGIIIASILAEKYDSITLWIPDKEFVELLKKRRQTEIMGKTIELPDHIDIVSSLDAFGRDDWAFHIAVPSRSFLDSVHSLIEVLEPFNNYVFSFLTKGILDSKNRKKTGFITYSQYLQNYLSERNFNNASVAVVNGPSLLGEILEEKFSFFNIGSSDKFTAEYLAEVYTSHFINTSVTDDVIGMEIVGVAKNPMAIASGIVSLLPRYGSNLLGEILSVGFQEVRDLAMRYGARPDTVMGRSGLADFITTATSNKSRNRGFGQKIVGELLSGGEKLSIKDRIEIFFAPRSFIERESTKWHDNVEGTYALSILIELANEIRLPFTLHRTLFDVLTRKQPPGSLIDLICGKKTEAKNIPLVVQKKVGLNLTSGIDFHNLLVDRILKQISNVPGTISRVKKQSSAVIESTQKRLTKAKRKKQKLEEVKFESEIEIWQRFQNCQKDEELTSIKELVRFYVNEIADNYSPTVRESVLRFVAPIRLFSGGFLKGSMIPHIGGKTEVVKALSSKYNLLYAPTHRSHLDSVEVAYSLFHLGLPVPRYAAGINLMSNPFWEWMLKSLGAYAVDRERTRNSLYLECLTLYSQVMLEQGIPSLVYPEGTRSRTGAIVPVKTGLLTTAVNAFRSSGTEIVIVPISVSYETVPEDNQFCNIPEELGMAGFLAKRSNVYVEFCDPIPISEYAHTEDPTIELSYRITKGWKQYHKILPNQIVAKIIVENDYSVEVSQSTMLIEDFISRHEGNYLIRDPEEIWEKGKKILEKRKMIEEANRMVHSKNDALLLYYASMIPEDEDKKY
- a CDS encoding SLC13 family permease, whose amino-acid sequence is MIRAGLLFSTLSIFPAIFGLYQSWLGLTPAQEINLAIALVVSFLWVTELIPLYVTGFLVLFLELVWLIPGWGPGAPKTITFLSCYFSETILLFLGGFVISSAISFYGLDVSIAKFVIKNTKGSAFLLVLSLGFATAFLSCWMNNTATAAMMLGLVSSMMKSLDETSPLRKSILFMVPFSANLGGIGTPVGTLPNVIGIAYLQEKGFHIGFLDWMAFAFPVFILSVLALAGILYIVYLKKEKSIQSIRLIQVREENTSVSSQRKLISIMIILITILGWISSDWHGISNGTVALFPVIVFFGFSLLDLKEFRNLSWDVLILMGGGIALGKAFEETGLAKHFVTLLMLGESSQLGLFLFFSILSLFLSCFLSNTSVANLILPITMGLPTDLILPAAIGATIGASLAMPLPVSTPPNALAFSYGGIRSLEMVKIGGSISIVAWVFFTVVGGILLHQLHIVDFSRF